CTTAAAGGACAGTCTTGGCGCAGACTGTATCCTTTGCCGCAGTCTTCCCTGAAGCAAGCCTATAGTGTCTTCAAACCTTCCCTAGATCGGTGGCATAGTCGTTTGGGTCATCCTTCAATTCCTATTGTTAAGCAAGTAGTCAATAAATTCAATCTCCCTTATTTAGATTTGTCAAATGAGTCAGTTTGTAATGCTTGTCAGCAAGCCAAGAGTCATCAGTTACCTTTTCCTGTCTCTACAAGTATTTCTCAGCATCCCCTAGAACTTATTTTTTCTGATGTATGGGGTCCTGCCCCAGAATCTGTTGGGAGAAAGAAATACTATGTCAGTTTTATTGATGATTTTAGTAAGTTTACTTGGGTTTATTTGTTACAATATAAATCTCAAGTACTTGAAACATTTCAGGAGTTTCAAGCCATGGTTGAACGCCTGTTTGACAGGAAAATCCTAGCCATGCAAACTGACTGGGGAGGTGAATATCAATCCCTTCAttccttcttttcaaaaattgGGATAGTGCATCATGTTTCCTGTCCTCATACTCATCAACAGAATGGGTCAGCCGAAAGGAAACATCGTCATATAGTTGAAGTAGCACTATCTCTTTTATCTCATGCCACCATGCCTTtgaaattttgggatgaagctGTTCTAGCTGCTGCTTATTTAATCAATAGAGTTCCTAGCAGAGTTATCCATAATATTAGCCCTCTTGAAAAATTACACCACCAGAAACCTGATTATTCCTCTCTTAGGGTTTTTGGGTGTGCTTGTTGGCCGAACCTTCGACCTTACAACAATCACAAACTTCAGTTTCGATCCAAGCGATGTGTTTTTCTTGGCTTTAGCGACATGCTTAAAGGTTTTAAGTGTTTAGAAGTTTCCTCTGGCCGGGTCTATATATCTAGGGATGTTGTCTTTGATGAAACAATTTTCCCATTTTCTGAACTTCATGCTAACGCTGGTGCTTGCCTTAGGGCTGAGATAGACTTGCTGTCTACCGATCTATTTGGTCCGGCTAGGTCAAAGGGGAATGAAGAATTGTCTAACCATATGACTAATCCGTTGCCTCATGACGTTTTGGATGAAAATGAGTCACAGGAAAATGATGCTACTCCTTCGCCAAGCACAGAAGATCCGGATGGAGCAGTGTCGCATGATGATTCGGCATCAAATTCCGCGCCATCTGATGATTGCAGCAGTCCTGGTGAGACAGCAGCTGACAGCCAATCACATGATGCCACGGGTGACTCGCCATCCAGCGCTGCGGCGCACTCCCGCTCCATGCCAGACACGCGGCACCCTGCCACTGGAGGGTCAGTTCCTGTCATTGATGCTGACGTGCGTCTGTCGACAGGGGAAGAAGAACAGCAGCACCAGTCTGATGATGCGACGTCGGAACAGCAGCCGGAACAGGAGCAAGACAGGCCACGCACCAGGTTGCAAAGTGGACTTCGCAAAGAAAAGGTATATACTGATGGTACTATTAGGTACAAAAATTCCTGGTTTACAGAATCTGGTGAACCTACTACTGATTTAGAAGCTCTAAAGGATAGAAATTGGAAAATAGCTATGGACTCAGAATATGATGCTTTAGTTAAGAATAAAACCTGGCACCTAGTTCCTCCTCagagagggaaaaatgtcataggatgcaaatgggtttataAAATTAAGAGAAAGGCTGATGGCACACTGGATAGATATAAAGCGAGATTGGTAGCAAAGGGGTTTAAGCAGAGATATGGTATTGATTATGAGGATACATTTAGTCCTGTAGTTAAAGCTGCTACAATCAGAATAATTTTGTCCTTGGCTGTGTCTAGAGGTTGGAGTCTTAGACAGTTAGATGTGCAAAATGCCTTTCTCCATGGGTATTTAGAAGAAGAAGTGTATATGCAGCAACCACCAGGCTTTGAGGATCCAACTAAACCACACTTTGTTTGCAAGCTTGATAAAGCACTATATGGACTCAAACAGGCACCACGAGCATGGTTCTCGAGGTTGAGTAAGAAACTTGTTAATCTTGGTTTTAGTGGATCCAAAGCTGATACTTCCTTGTTCTTTCTCAATAAAGGAGGCATTACTATGTTTGTTTTggtatatgttgatgatattatTGTAGCCAGTTCTTCAGAGAGGGCAACTACAGCACTTCTTCATGATTTGAAGGAAGAGTTTGCTCTCAAAGATCTAGGTGAGCTGCATTACTTTCTTGGTATAGAGGTAAGCAAGGTTCACAATGGAATTGTCTTGACACAAGAAAAATACGCCGCTGATTTGTTAAAGAAAGTGGGAATGTTGGATTGTAAACCATCAAATACTCCTATGTCAGTAAGTGAAAAACTTTCTTTACATGAAGGAACACCTTTGGGAGATGTTGATGCTACTCAGTATAGGAGTATTGTTGGTGCTTTACAATATTTAACTCTCACTAGACCAGATATAGCCTTTTCTGTCAACAAAGTTTGTCAATATTTGCATGCTCCAACTACAGATCATTGGATAGCTGTCAAGAGAATATTAAGATATCTTAAGCAATGCACTTGTTTGGGGCTAAATATTCATAAGTCTGGATCCACTTTGGTTAGTGGATTCTCTGATGCAGACTGGGCTGGTAGCTTAGATGATAGAAGATCAACTGGTGGGTTTGCAGTTTTTCTGGGATCAAATCTAGTTTCTTGGAGTGCTAGAAAACAGGCTACAGTATCCAGGTCCAGCACAGAATCTGAATATAAAGCAATTGCAAATGCAACAGCAGAAATTATGTGGGTGCAAACACTCCTGACAGAACTAGGAATTAAAAGTCCTCAGACAGCAAAGATATGGTGTGACAATCTTGGAGCCAAGTATCTTTCTGCAAACCCAGTGTTTCATGCTAGAACAAAGCATATTGAAGTTGACTATTATTTTGTTAGAGAACGGGTAAGTCAAAAGCTTTTAGAAATTGATTTTGTTTCCTCTAATGATCAAGTTGCAGATGGTTTCACAAAGCCTCTGTCAGTAAGACTTCTGGAGAATTTTAAAGGCAACCTGAACCTAAGCCGGTCAAGGTTGAGAGAGGGTGTCAGCTAACGTCAATCTGATGGATCAGGATAAGGACACAGGAGCTGATCTCCTTCTATACATGCGATAGCAACAGGAATCTGTTAGAGTTAGTTTCGGTGAACTGTTGTGATCCATATCGCATGCATGTAATCTCCTAGATTTGAGGATTGGTTTGTTCAGATGAAAATACAATTGTGTAAAGCTACGATGGGGGCTATTCCCATCTATATTAACACGAACACGACGCACAGCACGAGTGCGATCGTTTCAATCCAGAATTTCCACACTCCTCTCCCGTCTTgccccggcgacctcctcccccaCCAGCCGGCCGGCTTGCCGCTTGCCCAGGGGCGGATCCACAGTATGTGGAGTGGATATTTAGTGTATTACTAATGTGTAATTAAGTAAAAAATTTTGAGCACACTATCAGTTCTAATAAGATGTCCCCACTTGATTTTTGGGCTAGGTCCGCCCCTGCGCTTGCCCATAGaggagaaaagtgagagagagaggaggaagggagaggagggaaaagAGATAGGGTGTACCTTTTCCATCCGCGAACGGACAAAAGCATGTGTTCGACGGGCCCATGTCAACACAAACAAGGCCTTAAAATGGGCCCAGAGAAGGTTTCGACGTGTTTCACAGGCCGAGACAGATGGACgtgcttgctgctgcttcgTGTcgcgcagagagagagagagaaggtgttCTAAGTTCTGAAAATTTGGGGTCCATTAACCTTGAACTGCCATTCTGTAGTCCATTTTAATGATGGTTAAGCAACCCACTGCTCCACCAAGGCACCAATACGTAATTTTCCACTGTTCAGATTACAGTCATTTTTGCATATTTCCACCTGCGCAGCATACAGAAATGCTCCATTTTGGCTGAACAATCCGACAGGTTTGGCATTGGATCAGACACATTCAGACGTCTGAtcagctgatttttttttaataatggatttGAAAAAACCTGGCCTCTTCATCCCGTAGAATATACGCAACCACAAAATTATATAGTCTGAGCATTTAAGCTCGCAATACAGATTCCAAACAACAAAACATAAAACATAAAAACTAGACACTAGACCTCCGAACAATATCTAGCAGCaacaaaagagagaaaacaaGCTCTTAAACTTCTAGAGATTTGTTCTAGTCCAGCAAAAAGTAcatcgaggtaccggtacctcacgaTACTAAAttgtttccgatcgttggatctagctgGATAAAATGGGCATTGTTAAATCTAACGATCAGAAATGATttggtaccggtacctcgagataTTTTTAGTTGGACCTTAGCAAATCTCAAGCTTCTAACCTTCCCTCCAAGTTCCACCTTCCTTAGTAAATAACTCTATCATTTtgactttcaatttttttgcaCCCACTTCTCACAACCTCTCTGTCCTCCTCAAGTAGCAAGGACCACTGACGAGCCCAATGCGTCCCCCCCTAAAAATAACCTATATCACAGAGTTAGTTTTTAAGCCATTAAAGACGACATAATTCCTAGATAACCAAATTGTCCAACACATCGCCGATATCAAAAAAGCCAGTTTCTCAACCTAAATACTAAGCCACTCGGCCAACCACCCAAGAGATTAGTGATAGACGATGGCTCTTGGATATCTAGCATTACATACAAGGCATTCCACATCAAGCGAGCAACCTGGCACTCAAAGAAGAGATGGTAGATTGTTTCTTCGCCATAGCAGAAGCAACACTTAGTGCTTCATTTCCATCTTCTTTTGACCAAATTGTCCTTTGTTAGAATCGCTCCTTTCTTAATATACCACAAGAAAATCTTAAATCTTAGTCAGAATTCTTACCTTCCATATTATTGACTTTCTTGGCATAACATTCCTGTACATTAAAGATTTGTACATCGAATTtactaaaaaattatatttccaCATGCTTTCCATCTCAATTGATTTGGATCGTTCCAGAGCTTTAGTCTGATCAGCCGATGAATTGGACGTTGTCGAGCCAACTGACAATATCCTGTATCACCGGCCGGCTCAACGGCGTCGAGTCGACGCAGAGGCATGCGAGGTCGAGCACGTACAGCATCTGTGCCTCGTCGCCATTGCCCCTCAGCCGCTGGTCGAGCACCTCGCCGTGCCTCCCCTGCGACCTCATCTGGAGCACCCACTGGACGAGCTCCAGCTGCTGCCCGTGCCGAAGAACCTCGAAGGGCCGTCTCCCCGTCAGTAGCTCCAGCAACAcgacgccgaagctgtacacgtcgccgcgccgcgtcgccaccCACGCCTGGCCGTACTCCGGCGGGATGTACCCCAGCGTGCCGACCAGCTCCGTCGTGACGTGCGTCCGGTCGGGGAGGATGAGGCGCGCCAGCCCGAAGTCGGCGACGCGggcctcgccggcctcgtcgaggaggatgttgcTCGACTTGATGTCGCGGTGCACGATCTGTGGCTTGCACTGGTCGTGGATGTAGAGCACGCCGCGGCTGGCGCCGCGCGCGATGCTGAGCCTGGCGCGCCAGTCCAGCTGCTGCGGCGCGCCATCGCCGGCATGGCTCTCGTGCAGCCAGTCGTGGAGGCTGCCGTTCGCCATGTACGGGTAGATCAGCAGCCGCAGCTGCCCGCGGATGTAGAAGCCCAGGAGAGGGACAAGGTTCTCGTGGCGCGTCGCGGAcagcgcctccacctccgcctggAACTCCCGCTCCACCAGGCACATGTCGCCGTTGAGCTTCTTCACGGCGAGCCGGGTGCCATCCTCCAACTCGGCCAGGAACACCAGGCCATAGCCGCCCGACCCGATGATTCTCTCCGGGCTGAAGTTGTTGGTCGCCTTCAGGATGTCCAGGAAGGTCAAGCTCTTCGCCGTCTCACCGGCGGCCTCCGACATGAACAGGATCGTGTCTTTGGAGCAGTCGCCGTACAGCTCCGACATGGAGTCGAACAGGGACACGTCCACGCCTTTGCCGCCGTCACGGACAGCTGCATTGGACATCAATTTTCTGACGGTGATCACAACGCATCCGAGGAAGATGACGAGAGCAACGAGGCCAAAGCAAACTCCAAGAACGATGGCGATGATGACCCTCTTCCCGACGTGCTTGATCGGATCATTGCCTCTCGTCGCGCCGTTCATGTTGCCACAAGGCACAGAGATCGCCCGGCCGCAAAGCTTCGCGTTCCCCATGAAGCTCTTCGGCGGGAACGCGTCGAACTGGCCGCCCGTGGGGATCGGCCCCTCGAGGTCGTTGTGTGCGACGTTGAAGACGGCGAGGAAGTTTAGCTTGTTGAGCGCAGAAGGGATCGTCCCTGTCAGGAGGTTCCAGCTCAAGTCGAGGACCTGCAACCTGGCAAGGCTGGTCAGCTCGGTCGGGATGTCGCCGGAGAGGTTGTTGTAACTGACGTCTAGCATTTGCAGCGTCTTCAGCTTGCCGACCTCCGGGGAGATCGTGCCGGTGATGGCGTTCTCGCTGAAGTTGAGCGTCACGGCGACGCCCGACAGCTGGTAGTACCCGCGGCCATGCCGGTTCGCCTCTCCGTTGTCCGGATTAAGAGCGAATGTGAGTATGAGATGGCCTGGATTGTACTCTGCCATGGCCTGCTCCGATGTCAGTAGCCGCATCTCCATCAGCGACGGCGGTATCACCCCGGACAGGAGGTTCCCGGAGAGGTCGACGTAGTACAGCTTCGGCATGGCGCCGAGCCAGCTCGGGATCGGGCCGGTGAGGCGGTTGCCGGAGAGATTCAAGATGTTGAGGTCCTGCAGCTTCGACAGCCATGACGGGATCGCGCCCGTCAGAGCGCTCTTCTCCAACACAATTACCCGAACTTTTCTGATGTGGTCGCCGACCCAGCCGGCGTCTGGCAGCGCCTCTCCGTAGAAGTTGTACGAGAGGAGCAGCGCGGTGAGGTTCGTGCAGCTCTTCAGGTTCCAGAACAT
The Oryza sativa Japonica Group chromosome 6, ASM3414082v1 DNA segment above includes these coding regions:
- the LOC107275628 gene encoding tyrosine-sulfated glycopeptide receptor 1 codes for the protein MPRRELEMSCHVVVSGVLVLVLAATICGCAAACVEVERKALLSFLADAASRAGDGIVGEWQRSPDCCTWDGVGCGGDGEVTRLSLPGRGLGGTISPSIGNLTGLTHLNLSGNSLAGQFPEVLFSLPNVTVVDVSYNCLSGELPSVATGAAARGGLSLEVLDVSSNLLAGQFPSAIWEHTPRLVSLNASNNSFHGTIPSLCVSCPALAVLDLSVNVLSGVISPGFGNCSQLRVFSAGRNNLTGELPGDLFDVKALQHLELPLNQIEGQLDHESIAKLTNLVTLDLGYNLLTGGLPESISKMPKLEELRLANNNLTGTLPSALSNWTSLRFIDLRSNSFVGDLTVVDFSGLANLTVFDVASNNFTGTIPPSIYTCTAMKALRVSRNVMGGQVSPEIGNLKELELFSLTFNSFVNISGMFWNLKSCTNLTALLLSYNFYGEALPDAGWVGDHIRKVRVIVLEKSALTGAIPSWLSKLQDLNILNLSGNRLTGPIPSWLGAMPKLYYVDLSGNLLSGVIPPSLMEMRLLTSEQAMAEYNPGHLILTFALNPDNGEANRHGRGYYQLSGVAVTLNFSENAITGTISPEVGKLKTLQMLDVSYNNLSGDIPTELTSLARLQVLDLSWNLLTGTIPSALNKLNFLAVFNVAHNDLEGPIPTGGQFDAFPPKSFMGNAKLCGRAISVPCGNMNGATRGNDPIKHVGKRVIIAIVLGVCFGLVALVIFLGCVVITVRKLMSNAAVRDGGKGVDVSLFDSMSELYGDCSKDTILFMSEAAGETAKSLTFLDILKATNNFSPERIIGSGGYGLVFLAELEDGTRLAVKKLNGDMCLVEREFQAEVEALSATRHENLVPLLGFYIRGQLRLLIYPYMANGSLHDWLHESHAGDGAPQQLDWRARLSIARGASRGVLYIHDQCKPQIVHRDIKSSNILLDEAGEARVADFGLARLILPDRTHVTTELVGTLGYIPPEYGQAWVATRRGDVYSFGVVLLELLTGRRPFEVLRHGQQLELVQWVLQMRSQGRHGEVLDQRLRGNGDEAQMLYVLDLACLCVDSTPLSRPVIQDIVSWLDNVQFIG